In Sphingomonas oryzagri, the genomic stretch GCGCGAAGCCGGGTTCGGCATCGTCATGGCCACCAACCAGTCGGGCATCGCGCGCGGTTATTTCGACGAGGCGGCACTGGCGCGGATTCACGCTCGCCTAACGGCCCTGCTGGCGGCCGAGGGGCTGTCGCTCGACGCGATCTATCATTGCCCGCACGGGCCGGACGACGGCTGCGACTGCCGCAAGCCGCTGCCGGGCATGGTCGCGCAGGCGATGGCAGATTTCGGTTTCCGGGCGGACGAGGCGGTGTTCATCGGCGATACCGCCGCGGACATGGGCGCCGCCGCGGCGAGCGGGCTGACCGGCATCCAGGTCTACCTTCCCGCCGGCGCGGCGCCGGCGCCCGGCGCGACCCACGTTGCGCCCGATTTCG encodes the following:
- a CDS encoding D-glycero-alpha-D-manno-heptose-1,7-bisphosphate 7-phosphatase; this encodes MTDGAGRPFAVVDRDGTLIEDRVYLADPDGIAFLPGAIEGLRALREAGFGIVMATNQSGIARGYFDEAALARIHARLTALLAAEGLSLDAIYHCPHGPDDGCDCRKPLPGMVAQAMADFGFRADEAVFIGDTAADMGAAAASGLTGIQVYLPAGAAPAPGATHVAPDFAHAARVAIDLHIHKSGVAQPCT